In one Heteronotia binoei isolate CCM8104 ecotype False Entrance Well chromosome 1, APGP_CSIRO_Hbin_v1, whole genome shotgun sequence genomic region, the following are encoded:
- the NHLH1 gene encoding helix-loop-helix protein 1, with product MMLNSDQTEIDLQPTHSETESVFSDCGGGGGRGVGVEEAGSLGLCSQSRVVESGDTMKKDLQHLSREERRRRRRATAKYRTAHATRERIRVEAFNMAFAELRKLLPTLPPDKKLSKIEILRLAICYISYLNHVLDV from the coding sequence ATGATGTTGAATTCAGACCAGACAGAGATTGACCTACAGCCGACCCATTCAGAAACAGAATCGGTCTTCAGTGACTGTGGAGGTGGAGGGGGCCGTGGGGTTGGGGTGGAAGAGGCCGGCTCCCTTGGCCTTTGCAGCCAGTCCAGGGTAGTTGAGTCTGGCGATACCATGAAAAAAGACCTTCAGCACCTGAGCCGAGAGGAGCGTCGTCGTCGTCGACGTGCCACAGCCAAGTACCGGACGGCCCATGCCACGAGGGAGCGGATCCGGGTAGAGGCCTTCAACATGGCCTTTGCTGAACTTCGCAAACTCCTGCCTACGCTTCCCCCAGATAAGAAGCTCTCCAAAATTGAGATCCTACGGCTAGCAATCTGCTACATCTCGTACCTCAACCATGTGCTGGATGTGTGA